From a region of the Mesomycoplasma ovipneumoniae ATCC 29419 genome:
- a CDS encoding ABC transporter ATP-binding protein — protein sequence MDREENVIEFIGVSKKFGNFFANKNISFKVKKNTIHALIGENGAGKSTLMSTLFGIYTPDEGQIKVNGKQSFIDNPNRASDLGIGMVHQHFKLVDAYTNFENIILGQEFTHRGVLNRQSAREKIKKIQQIYSIEFDLDQKTGDASVVVKQKIEIIKILYRDSDILIFDEPTAILSPQEIDSFLDILRFFIKTGKTIIFISHKLSEVKQVANSATVLRHGEVVANFENLENISISEMTAAMVGKKVVSSKNLLKKDFTQVGLKVENLSASFDKKIENLNFEIHKGEIFAIAGIEGNGQLEVELAISGLIHSTGKILVYNQKNEPINLENSSVASRFGLISYVPSDRHKYGIVLDLPNLDNSIIRNMRNEKYVSKKYIKTQKVQELYDKIVELFDVRGDKTGQKNSRLLSGGNQQKFVLGREILTDHEVLLIVQPTRGLDIGAINLVHQKILEEKSKNKTILLISYELDEVLALADTICVINKGQISKKYFANEIDRYKIGRLMAGLNHD from the coding sequence ATGGACAGAGAAGAAAATGTAATTGAGTTTATTGGCGTTTCAAAAAAATTTGGCAACTTTTTTGCTAATAAAAACATTAGCTTTAAAGTTAAAAAAAACACAATCCATGCACTAATTGGGGAAAATGGTGCCGGAAAATCAACACTTATGTCCACTCTTTTTGGAATTTATACACCAGATGAGGGACAAATAAAAGTAAACGGAAAGCAATCGTTTATTGACAATCCTAACCGTGCAAGCGACTTGGGAATAGGAATGGTTCATCAACATTTTAAACTAGTTGATGCTTATACTAATTTTGAAAACATTATTTTAGGACAGGAATTTACCCATCGCGGTGTTCTAAATCGACAATCTGCCCGTGAAAAAATTAAAAAAATACAGCAAATTTACAGTATTGAATTTGATTTAGACCAAAAAACTGGCGATGCCTCTGTGGTTGTAAAACAGAAAATTGAAATTATAAAAATTTTATATCGCGACTCAGATATCTTAATTTTTGACGAGCCAACAGCAATTCTATCGCCACAAGAAATTGATTCCTTTTTAGATATTTTAAGATTTTTTATTAAAACCGGTAAAACAATAATTTTTATATCACATAAATTATCTGAAGTTAAACAGGTTGCAAATTCTGCAACCGTTTTGCGTCATGGAGAAGTCGTTGCTAATTTTGAAAATCTCGAAAACATCAGTATTTCCGAGATGACTGCGGCAATGGTTGGTAAAAAAGTTGTTAGCTCAAAAAATTTACTCAAAAAAGATTTCACTCAAGTTGGGCTAAAAGTTGAAAATCTTAGCGCTTCTTTTGATAAAAAAATCGAAAATTTAAACTTTGAAATTCACAAAGGCGAAATTTTTGCAATTGCAGGTATTGAAGGCAACGGTCAACTTGAGGTTGAGCTTGCAATTTCAGGTCTAATTCATTCAACAGGTAAAATTTTGGTTTATAACCAAAAGAACGAACCTATAAACTTAGAAAATTCAAGTGTTGCTTCTCGTTTTGGTTTAATTTCTTATGTTCCTAGTGACCGTCATAAATACGGAATAGTTTTAGATTTGCCAAATTTAGATAATTCAATAATAAGAAACATGAGAAATGAAAAATATGTTTCAAAAAAATATATAAAAACTCAAAAAGTTCAAGAATTATACGATAAAATTGTTGAACTTTTTGATGTAAGAGGTGATAAAACTGGCCAAAAAAATTCCCGACTTTTATCTGGGGGTAACCAACAAAAATTTGTTCTAGGCCGCGAAATTTTAACTGATCACGAAGTACTTTTAATAGTTCAGCCAACTCGTGGACTTGATATAGGGGCAATAAATTTAGTTCATCAAAAAATTCTTGAAGAAAAAAGCAAAAATAAAACAATTTTACTCATTTCATATGAGCTTGATGAAGTTTTGGCTCTAGCTGACACAATTTGCGTTATCAACAAAGGGCAAATTTCTAAAAAATATTTTGCAAATGAAATTGACCGTTATAAAATAGGTAGACTAATGGCAGGTTTAAATCATGATTAA
- a CDS encoding ABC transporter permease yields the protein MIKKKINFSIFSNFFFKKLEKNTSKSLSEKILSTFWAIFFGILVSFIFIWSFGYNPLKVYYTIVFKIAFAWNEVRNLLLITSIFIFASIAIAIPFKSGLFNIGLPAQMMISGIVSLMIVLNLTSINIYARLLIAALLGILTSGILGALVGILKSYLKINEVISTILLNWIIFYIGKFFLTSTSLDIGFKTTTLTSQTINEPAFLTSIFLTRNFSIIMLFLALLFAFLIWFVLQKTSIGLSIKITGQNKDAANYAGINNKKTTIAVMTFSGIVGGIAGFAWYVFYRRSFTIQAGMPREGFDAILLALLAFNSPFGIIPISFFYSVLLIGTNALEAHSIALNQQTTQIIIGIIVYLSAISVIFIHFKPLKWMMNVWYLSRTGRFFSAKNAKNINIKPTSPVHSNLSLLFIKPEKKEKFNNLQTEITKFENIKAELLTLFLDQKVNIFWIYRKIQKINIKLFLLKRAYLKIKNYDNTKIWKQKKKELKNKSGLDSALKSKNVEEKLAFFEQINQKRRKLNIELNELGYFDAKNNFNAFWQQIIEHHLQFRSLKSEIIQNFKLDQKAKKPLKTEEK from the coding sequence ATGATTAAGAAAAAAATTAATTTTTCTATTTTTTCTAATTTTTTCTTTAAAAAATTAGAAAAAAACACCTCTAAAAGCTTATCTGAAAAGATTTTGTCTACTTTTTGGGCAATTTTCTTTGGAATTTTAGTTTCTTTTATTTTTATTTGATCATTTGGATACAATCCGCTAAAAGTTTATTATACTATTGTTTTTAAGATCGCTTTTGCCTGAAATGAAGTTAGAAATTTGCTATTAATTACATCAATTTTCATTTTTGCTAGTATTGCAATTGCAATTCCTTTTAAATCAGGGTTATTTAACATCGGTCTTCCGGCACAAATGATGATTTCAGGGATAGTTTCCTTGATGATTGTTTTAAATTTGACATCAATTAATATTTATGCTCGACTATTAATAGCCGCGCTTTTAGGTATTTTAACAAGTGGAATTCTGGGTGCGCTAGTTGGTATTCTTAAATCTTATTTGAAAATAAATGAAGTTATTTCAACAATTTTATTAAATTGAATCATTTTTTATATTGGTAAATTTTTCCTTACTTCAACAAGTCTTGACATTGGATTTAAAACTACAACACTAACATCTCAAACTATAAACGAGCCGGCATTTTTAACATCAATATTTTTAACCCGTAATTTTTCAATAATAATGTTATTTTTAGCATTATTATTTGCATTTTTAATTTGATTTGTTTTGCAAAAGACTTCAATTGGCCTTTCAATAAAAATTACTGGACAAAATAAAGATGCTGCAAATTATGCCGGAATTAATAACAAAAAAACAACTATAGCCGTGATGACTTTTTCCGGAATTGTCGGCGGAATTGCCGGTTTTGCCTGATATGTTTTTTACAGAAGATCCTTTACAATTCAGGCCGGAATGCCACGAGAAGGTTTTGATGCTATTTTATTAGCACTTTTAGCCTTTAATTCACCTTTTGGAATAATCCCAATATCATTTTTTTACTCAGTTCTTCTAATTGGAACAAATGCACTTGAGGCTCATTCAATCGCCCTAAATCAACAAACAACACAAATTATTATTGGAATTATAGTGTATTTATCTGCTATATCCGTTATTTTCATTCATTTTAAACCTCTAAAATGAATGATGAATGTTTGATACTTATCCAGAACGGGCCGATTTTTCAGTGCTAAAAATGCAAAAAATATAAACATTAAGCCAACAAGCCCTGTTCACAGTAATTTAAGTTTATTGTTCATAAAACCTGAAAAAAAGGAAAAATTTAATAATTTGCAAACAGAAATTACTAAATTTGAAAATATTAAAGCAGAACTTTTAACTTTATTTTTAGACCAAAAAGTTAATATTTTTTGAATTTACCGAAAAATTCAAAAAATAAACATTAAACTTTTTCTGTTAAAAAGAGCATACTTAAAAATTAAGAATTATGACAACACTAAAATTTGAAAGCAAAAAAAGAAAGAATTAAAAAACAAATCTGGACTAGATTCTGCACTTAAGTCAAAAAACGTTGAGGAAAAATTAGCCTTTTTTGAGCAAATTAACCAAAAAAGGCGTAAATTAAATATCGAACTAAATGAGTTAGGTTACTTTGATGCTAAAAATAATTTTAATGCCTTTTGACAGCAAATTATTGAACATCACTTGCAGTTTCGTAGTCTAAAATCTGAAATTATTCAAAATTTTAAATTAGACCAAAAAGCTAAAAAACCTTTAAAAACGGAGGAAAAATAA
- a CDS encoding ABC transporter permease gives MTWETIIPILALFFVFFSIITTGSIAGLYSEKAGVVNIAINGVMIIGATVYGLFSILFDVSNMAMQLILIPLAALFSGLFSLLHGFLTIKLKGNHIISGVALNILAPAIAFALLKIYGNSSRFESPVNELAFGPHRTFLNIFSLKLLIVTALIFVTWFVFSKTKFGLRFSAVGENPHAVAAAGINVNRMKWLGVFLSGLIAGIAGAFYFQYLGSSFTGDVQGLGFLSLTILIMGRWKIILIVIYGLIFSFLYTISISLAGNFGDFLAIIEAAPYLVTILILGLTSRKDLAPKALGIPYDKSLK, from the coding sequence ATGACCTGAGAAACAATTATTCCAATTTTAGCACTTTTCTTTGTTTTTTTCTCAATAATAACAACCGGATCGATAGCTGGGCTCTATAGTGAAAAAGCTGGGGTTGTAAACATTGCAATCAACGGAGTTATGATTATTGGGGCTACAGTTTATGGTCTTTTTTCAATTCTTTTTGATGTTTCAAACATGGCGATGCAACTGATTTTAATCCCACTTGCAGCGCTTTTTTCAGGATTATTTTCGCTACTGCATGGGTTTTTAACGATAAAACTGAAAGGAAATCATATTATTTCAGGGGTAGCGCTTAACATTTTGGCGCCAGCAATTGCATTTGCACTGCTTAAAATTTATGGAAACAGTAGCCGCTTTGAGTCACCAGTAAATGAACTTGCCTTTGGTCCGCACAGAACATTTTTAAACATTTTTTCACTAAAATTACTAATTGTAACAGCGCTAATTTTTGTAACTTGGTTTGTTTTTTCCAAAACAAAATTTGGACTTAGATTTTCAGCTGTCGGTGAAAATCCACATGCTGTTGCTGCTGCCGGAATTAATGTCAATAGAATGAAATGGCTTGGAGTTTTTCTTTCAGGTTTAATTGCCGGAATTGCAGGCGCTTTTTATTTCCAGTATTTAGGCTCTTCTTTTACAGGCGATGTTCAGGGGCTAGGATTTTTATCACTAACAATTTTAATAATGGGCCGTTGGAAAATAATTTTAATTGTGATTTATGGCTTAATTTTCTCATTTTTATACACAATTTCAATTAGTCTAGCCGGAAATTTTGGTGACTTTTTAGCAATTATTGAAGCAGCACCATATTTAGTTACAATTTTAATTCTAGGCCTTACTTCAAGAAAAGACTTAGCGCCAAAAGCACTTGGAATACCTTATGATAAATCTTTAAAATAA
- a CDS encoding thymidine kinase, with protein MYKKFFEGIIEVITGPMFSGKSDELIKRIKILTYANIKILVIKPLIDNRFSDCEIVSRSGLRIPTFSAKTTQEIKDLFAKEKYGAIAIDEIQFFNEDIIPFLDKIANKGIRVIVSGLDQDFRRKPFGVLPNLMAIAENVTKLQAVCTICKRAATTTARLVKSEKQNLIGDSAEYEARCRACHNL; from the coding sequence ATGTACAAAAAATTTTTCGAAGGTATTATTGAAGTTATTACCGGCCCGATGTTTTCAGGCAAATCTGACGAACTAATTAAAAGAATAAAAATTCTAACTTATGCAAATATTAAGATTTTAGTAATAAAACCTTTAATTGACAACCGTTTTTCTGACTGCGAAATTGTTTCGCGCTCAGGTCTGAGAATTCCAACTTTTAGCGCTAAGACAACTCAAGAAATAAAAGATCTATTTGCAAAAGAAAAATACGGGGCAATTGCAATTGACGAGATTCAATTTTTTAACGAAGATATTATCCCCTTTTTGGATAAAATTGCAAACAAAGGAATCCGGGTGATTGTCAGCGGCCTTGACCAGGATTTTCGCCGCAAACCCTTTGGAGTTTTGCCAAATTTAATGGCAATTGCCGAAAATGTGACAAAATTACAAGCAGTTTGCACAATTTGCAAGCGCGCTGCAACAACAACGGCTCGCCTGGTTAAATCAGAAAAACAAAACTTAATTGGTGATAGCGCCGAATACGAGGCGCGCTGTCGTGCCTGCCATAACTTGTAA
- a CDS encoding HPr family phosphocarrier protein — translation MEIISGTVIDKLGFHARPASKVAKLATTFKSQIKIISGEKSGNAKSIMNIMALGIKMGSDFTIEVSGEDEIDAAKAIKELIIAEKLILE, via the coding sequence ATGGAAATAATTTCAGGAACAGTAATAGACAAACTTGGTTTTCATGCCCGCCCTGCCTCAAAAGTTGCAAAATTAGCAACAACATTCAAATCACAAATTAAAATCATATCTGGTGAAAAATCAGGTAATGCCAAATCAATCATGAATATAATGGCTCTTGGAATTAAAATGGGATCAGATTTTACCATTGAAGTTTCAGGTGAAGACGAAATTGACGCTGCAAAAGCAATCAAAGAACTAATTATTGCTGAAAAATTAATTCTTGAATAA
- a CDS encoding PTS transporter subunit IIABC codes for MSISLKSIFSEKTRKSTNNSGAGKLRKILSKLSGAFMLPISVMSIAGLLLGVGAAIANNANSDSLKQFGQFIQALGDAVFAGLPVLFAIAFVIAFTDESGVAVFATLIGYLVFSSVQTVFITDVDIPDPADAKKSIGKGVSILFSGAGRDPAGLTRLVGGALGFRALQTSVFGGIAVGLVVQYLYNRFHTIQLPQMISFYGGKRFVALITIPVMGLLAFVFLIFWPWIGIGLNLFGASLAKVPYGFESFIFGYIERSLIPFGLHHVFYAPLWFSSAGGDAGATIADWAKDQGIEVIQKTAEAANSTQVIYEVVANGKVIPGDSLKEILLDHAQNKDKFVGDSTASIYLLKFANTIDYTEDGKAVSIPLFTFLENHGFKVGRFADGKFSGMMFGLPAAAAAMIMAAPKENRKVTAGTVIPAAGTSFVTGVTEPIEFTFLFLSPLLFWGFHAFMMALSFMFANLAGVHIPMVFSGGVLDLLIYGAVPVQKGTNFWWVLVVGLAYAPIYYFVFLFVIKWKNLETPGRGTNTKLFTKSDYLARKDSSKSATSVDPQVLAIVDGYGGIDNITNFNNCASRLRYDIKDLSLVDEQKLKAAGVVAIKVEGQHHVQAILGPIAEQMNAKINSQRDLIKAMSQDEIDAILKNKPAKPMPEKVEMTKCENKTCHLPEEIYSPATGELIELAQVKDGVFSEEKLGKGFAIRVGSTGKKDIFSPINGQIKMVFNTKHAIGFASKDNKTQVLIHIGIDTVELHGQGIEVFVEAGQDISVGDKVASVDLDYLTQSGIKNTDIIVVILHESDKKEFEFKVPLQNINQLPMLVGQSLPTKKQ; via the coding sequence ATGTCCATTTCACTTAAATCAATTTTTAGTGAAAAAACAAGAAAGAGCACCAACAACTCTGGCGCTGGGAAATTGCGTAAAATTTTGTCCAAATTATCGGGCGCTTTTATGCTTCCAATCTCAGTTATGTCCATTGCTGGTCTGCTCTTAGGAGTAGGTGCTGCGATTGCAAACAACGCCAATTCCGACTCACTTAAACAATTTGGGCAATTTATCCAAGCCCTAGGTGATGCTGTTTTTGCCGGTTTACCAGTTTTATTTGCGATTGCCTTTGTTATTGCCTTTACTGATGAGTCCGGTGTGGCTGTTTTTGCAACATTAATTGGATATCTTGTTTTCTCATCAGTCCAAACAGTCTTTATCACTGATGTTGATATTCCTGATCCTGCTGATGCTAAAAAAAGCATTGGTAAAGGGGTTTCTATTTTATTCTCTGGTGCAGGACGTGATCCAGCCGGATTAACAAGGCTTGTTGGTGGCGCTCTCGGATTTAGGGCGCTTCAAACCTCAGTTTTTGGCGGAATAGCTGTTGGACTTGTCGTTCAATATCTATATAATCGCTTTCATACAATTCAATTACCACAAATGATTTCATTTTATGGTGGTAAAAGATTTGTTGCATTAATTACAATTCCAGTAATGGGGCTTTTAGCTTTTGTTTTCCTAATTTTCTGACCATGAATAGGAATTGGGCTTAACCTCTTTGGTGCTTCACTTGCAAAAGTTCCTTATGGATTTGAGTCATTTATTTTTGGTTACATCGAAAGATCTCTAATTCCTTTTGGTCTACACCACGTTTTCTACGCACCACTTTGATTTTCATCAGCCGGAGGAGACGCAGGTGCAACTATCGCTGACTGAGCAAAAGATCAAGGAATTGAAGTTATCCAAAAAACTGCAGAAGCTGCAAATTCAACACAAGTAATTTATGAAGTAGTTGCTAATGGTAAAGTAATTCCTGGTGATTCACTTAAAGAAATTTTACTTGACCATGCTCAAAATAAAGATAAATTTGTTGGTGACTCAACAGCATCAATTTATTTATTGAAATTTGCTAACACAATCGATTACACCGAAGATGGAAAAGCAGTTTCAATCCCATTATTTACCTTTTTAGAAAACCATGGATTCAAAGTTGGTAGATTTGCTGACGGTAAATTCTCAGGAATGATGTTCGGTCTTCCAGCAGCTGCAGCAGCCATGATTATGGCAGCGCCAAAAGAAAATCGAAAAGTTACTGCAGGAACTGTTATTCCAGCAGCAGGAACTTCATTTGTAACTGGTGTTACAGAACCGATTGAATTTACATTCCTATTCTTATCTCCACTACTTTTCTGAGGATTCCACGCATTTATGATGGCCCTTTCCTTCATGTTTGCGAATTTAGCCGGAGTTCACATTCCAATGGTATTCTCAGGTGGAGTTCTTGACCTTTTAATTTATGGAGCCGTTCCTGTCCAAAAAGGTACTAATTTCTGGTGAGTTTTAGTAGTAGGACTTGCTTATGCACCAATTTACTACTTTGTTTTCCTTTTTGTTATCAAATGGAAAAACCTTGAAACTCCAGGAAGAGGAACAAACACCAAATTATTTACAAAATCTGATTATTTAGCACGTAAAGATAGTTCAAAATCTGCCACATCAGTTGACCCACAAGTTCTTGCGATCGTTGATGGATATGGTGGAATTGATAATATTACCAATTTTAATAACTGTGCATCACGTCTTCGTTATGACATTAAAGATTTATCACTTGTTGACGAACAAAAATTAAAAGCTGCCGGCGTTGTTGCTATAAAAGTTGAAGGACAACACCATGTTCAGGCAATTTTAGGGCCAATCGCTGAGCAAATGAATGCAAAAATTAATTCTCAACGTGATTTAATTAAAGCTATGTCTCAAGACGAAATTGACGCAATTTTGAAAAACAAACCAGCTAAACCTATGCCAGAAAAAGTTGAAATGACTAAGTGTGAAAACAAAACTTGCCACTTGCCAGAAGAAATTTATTCTCCAGCAACAGGTGAATTAATTGAATTAGCACAAGTAAAAGACGGCGTTTTTTCTGAAGAAAAATTAGGAAAAGGTTTTGCTATTCGTGTTGGAAGCACCGGTAAAAAAGACATTTTTTCACCAATTAATGGTCAAATTAAAATGGTCTTTAATACCAAACACGCAATTGGATTTGCTTCTAAAGACAATAAAACCCAAGTTTTAATTCACATCGGAATTGATACTGTTGAACTTCATGGTCAAGGTATTGAGGTTTTTGTTGAAGCTGGCCAAGATATTAGTGTTGGAGATAAAGTTGCTAGCGTTGATCTTGATTATTTAACTCAATCAGGAATAAAAAATACCGATATTATCGTTGTTATTCTTCACGAGTCAGATAAAAAGGAATTCGAATTTAAAGTTCCTTTACAAAACATTAATCAACTCCCAATGCTAGTTGGTCAATCATTACCAACCAAAAAACAATAA
- a CDS encoding DDE-type integrase/transposase/recombinase, with the protein MKSLISTRGKIKSPRKPKKKYTINDLSENDRGIYQEIVERVLKRSGIDPAIILEELKKLKQEQEKDKDKIENCTRICSVFNVNRTSIYEKIRVKKPPKKMIYDEDLLEWIRENFYLYRKVKGRDILYNIYINQGNYVSTYVFQKHYEFLGLKSIAYKKQGKPAPKEKKFTRIWTEDHIKGEFSSENFGEKWFADIKFIKINNEWFYLHSIIETKSNYLLNFSISKTRFSEETINLVKQTIKKYNIKPKFFHSDHGVEYANYKFANFLKQNNIQQSMSPKGNALANRPIEYFYAVFQRELLNIEGENFENVAIAYQKISEFIDWYNYERPQSCLSYKTPSYYMR; encoded by the coding sequence ATGAAAAGTTTAATTAGTACTCGTGGAAAAATCAAATCTCCACGCAAACCAAAAAAGAAATATACAATTAACGATCTTTCCGAAAATGATCGTGGAATTTATCAAGAAATAGTGGAGAGGGTTCTTAAAAGATCCGGAATTGACCCCGCAATTATTCTTGAGGAGCTCAAAAAATTAAAACAAGAACAAGAGAAAGATAAAGATAAAATCGAAAATTGCACTAGAATTTGTAGCGTTTTTAACGTTAATCGCACTTCTATTTATGAGAAAATAAGGGTGAAAAAACCACCAAAGAAAATGATTTATGATGAAGACTTACTTGAGTGAATTCGTGAAAATTTCTATTTATATCGAAAGGTAAAAGGCCGCGACATCCTATATAATATTTACATAAATCAGGGAAATTATGTAAGCACGTACGTGTTTCAAAAACACTACGAATTTTTAGGATTAAAATCAATTGCTTATAAAAAGCAAGGAAAACCGGCACCAAAAGAGAAAAAGTTTACACGAATTTGGACTGAAGATCATATCAAAGGTGAATTTAGCTCAGAAAATTTTGGTGAAAAATGATTTGCTGATATTAAATTTATCAAAATTAACAACGAATGATTTTACCTACACTCAATTATTGAAACAAAATCCAATTACTTGCTCAATTTTTCGATTTCTAAAACAAGATTTTCAGAAGAAACTATAAACTTAGTAAAACAAACAATCAAAAAGTATAATATTAAACCAAAATTTTTCCATTCAGATCATGGCGTGGAATATGCGAACTACAAATTTGCTAATTTTTTAAAACAAAACAATATCCAACAATCAATGTCACCAAAAGGCAATGCCCTTGCAAACAGACCTATTGAATATTTTTATGCAGTTTTTCAACGAGAATTGCTTAATATTGAGGGCGAAAATTTTGAAAATGTAGCTA